The genome window GGGCCCGGCGCTGCTGGCCGCGCCGTCATCCGCCCACGTCCTCGGGACGGACTCGTTCGGCCGCGACACGCTGTCGCGCCTCCTCTTTGGCGGACGTACGTCGCTCCTCATCGCCGGTCTCTCCGTGCTGGCCGCGGCAGGGATCGGGGCCCCGTTGGGGATCCTGAGCGCCACCTACCGGGGTAAGGTCGACTGGATCGTCATGCGCGCGATCGACCTCATTTTGGCCTTCCCGCCGCTCATTCTCGCGATCGCGGCTGTGACATTCCTCGGGACGGGGCTCGTGAAGCTCGCCGTGATCATCGGCGTGCTCTACCTCCCCACCTTTGCCCGCCTGGCGTACGGCAGCGCGCTCGCGGTCGTGCAGCAGGAATACCTCGACGCGGCTCGGGCGCTTGGCGGCTCGACGTGGCGGTTGATGCGGCGGCATGTCCTGCCCAATATCGCGAGCCCCCTCATCGTCCAGTGCTCGCTGTCTCTCGGATTCGCCATCCTCGTCGAATCCGGGCTGAGCTTTCTCGGGCTGGGAGTCCCGCCCCCCGCCGCGACGTGGGGGCGGATGGTGAGCGAGAGCCGGAACTACATGCAGCGGATGCCGCTGCTCCTCATCTGGCCCTCGCTGGCGATCGCGCTGGCCATCGGCGCCTTCAACATGCTCGGGGACGGC of bacterium contains these proteins:
- a CDS encoding ABC transporter permease, coding for MRGGDLRVAGAGLVVLVLALAALGAPVLAPHDPLEMGPALLAAPSSAHVLGTDSFGRDTLSRLLFGGRTSLLIAGLSVLAAAGIGAPLGILSATYRGKVDWIVMRAIDLILAFPPLILAIAAVTFLGTGLVKLAVIIGVLYLPTFARLAYGSALAVVQQEYLDAARALGGSTWRLMRRHVLPNIASPLIVQCSLSLGFAILVESGLSFLGLGVPPPAATWGRMVSESRNYMQRMPLLLIWPSLAIALAIGAFNMLGDGLRDILDPRVQHSRPRRRAAGVARSPARIPQV